Genomic segment of Aphelocoma coerulescens isolate FSJ_1873_10779 chromosome 6, UR_Acoe_1.0, whole genome shotgun sequence:
CATTCTCCAAGGACTGTTTATGCCTTTCACATTTCATGTTTATGTGAAATGCATAAACAGCCCTTGGGATAAGGCCTGAAATGCAGGTCTAAGATCAGTACCTCCTTTACTGGTCTTTGTGCAAGATCCATTCTCTGCAAATGGCAAAGCTTTCTAGTTCCCATGAGAAAGAAAACTCAGAACTCTGCAGAAGCCATGATCCAGAATACTCCTGCTGTAAGATCTTTGTTGTTCACAGCCTCTTGCAACTGTAAGGAACTGTAGCTCGCACCCATTTCTTTTGGCATCTCTCGTGTTTCCCACCACTTGCACTTCCAAGTATCCATACCCCTACTGCAGACAAGTGGACACTTACATGATGCTTTGAACTTTTTAGGGGCCTTGTGTCAGCACACAATACCAGTATTGCCTTTCAGCAGTTAAACCCAGGAAAAGAATCCCTCAGGCACATTTCTTTATTTCATGGAACAGCCTGGCTCCAAAGAGCCCATCTCCAGCCAGGCATTTTTATGTCTTTGAGAATCCAAGAGCATTTATGGGCATGGTGACCTGGGCAGCTCTGAACATGGACAGAGACAATACAGGTGCTCTGCACCTGTCCATGGCTCCAAGGAGGGCCTTTATAGAGGAAGTCCATATCACAGAGTCAATTTGCTATAGACTTTGCTGCTGTACTCTCCAAATCTTGTTCCTTCATCCCCCAAAACAGTCAAACACAAATTTCAGCTGATAGTAGCACACGAGTCCAATTTCTGTTTAGTTTCCAAATGAAACATATGAATCACTCAAAATTCTCACTGGTAGTGTTGTTTCTGGGAACTGTGAAGAACAGACTCTGAAGagcatataaatatttttggttaAAATCAGTTTTACCTGGACATAAATACTAAGAAAAAAAGGTCAGGATTTAATTCAtaatgatgtaatttttttaagagaatCTTAAACACAAAAAAGGAACCTGTCCTCGTGCCACAATTATCCTCCTTGCAGGGAATCACATGGAGCTAGAAGATCTACAGCCAGTAGTTAACTAACAAGAAACTCACTGTGCAGACATAGTGCCATGTCTTGAATGCAAAATCTCAGAATTAGACTGACAGTATGTAGTCCTCTAGAAACACAGATGTGTTTACATGGtaatgaaaaagcaaaaaccaaagGCATTTCATTTACATAAAGTTTTATTATCTCTTCCCCTCAGCTGGCACTCCATTATTCCAGCCTTAGCAGAGTTTTGTTTCCCTAGGTAGACAGGTTTTCAACTGACTGTCTCTGACTGAAAACATCTAGGCTAGGTCAGATTTTAGACCCAGCCTTTCATTAATACAGTCAGATACAAAGGACCAGTCAAAATCCTGACCACCTGGAAGGCTGCAAAGGAACAAAAAACAATCCAAGAGgattttcatctttttctaTGTTTGAATAGAGAACCTTTCCTGTGCATTGATCCCTAAATAGTTAAGCAATGACACTGCACATTCAAGACATGGATGCATTCTACATTTCAAGCTCTAATCAGAAACATGTGCAGCTGTTTTTCCACTTATGAAGCTTGTGGTTTTATCTTCTCAGCAGCTTCAAGGACAGATGGAAGGCTGACTTTGTCTCCAAATTCTTTCTCACGATGCTCCAGTAAAACACCCTAATCAAAGACACAAGAGAGAAATTCAGATACATCTCCCTACAAGAGATCCACTGCCCAACTGAACAATTCCAGGAAACAACTTCTTGTCTTATACAAGACATAAAAGCCTCCTAGGTGGCCCGCAGTACCTGTCTTCCTGCCCCAATCACATATACACCTCCCAGGGTGAATCCTTCTCCTTCCAGATTTCCACTATATCCACTTCTCCACGCACGGAAGAAATTTTGCCAAACTCCCAAGCGGAAAAAGCCTGACAACATCATTTTGCGTCTGCGTGGACCGTAAAAGCCTTTCTGCagggaaacagaaaatacatcagcaaaaaaagtaaaaaagactTCTCATTCATGTGGATTTTAAGCTCATCCACAAGTATTTAAGCCCCATGTACCAACATTCCTATTGCTGACAACAGTGGTGCTTCGGGATAAACATGTTTTTTGTTCAgttggttgttggtttttttttaaattcagcctGATTCTTTCACACAGGCAGGgcagacagagaaaataaagggATCATCTAGCTGATTTTGAGTATtacatattctttttttttcagcagacaaatgatttttaaatatgTCTCCTGGTGTAAGGGGAAAGCAGGGCTGTGGTTCTGTATGACATGAGATTGGCAATCCAGCACGTGCCAGTGTACTGGGACAAGCCATATCACTGCAATCTGGCCTGTACACCATAAATTGTGTCACCTTCAAACCTTGATTCACACATTGTAAACATCAGCAAGTCACACAGCCAGTGGAAGAAAGGAATAAATATTAACAGGCCATATTGTTTATCTGTTAAAGGGGAGGAATAATCTTGCAACAGCACATTATCAGTGCATAGCTACACCGCAGCTTGTAAGCTCAGCAGAATGTATAAatatagaaaaacaaaaccaattaaCTTCTTAAACTACAGAGCTACTAAATCCTTTTTCATTCAGACTACATTCTACTTATTTATACAAGCTCTTCAAAGAAGGCATTCttaggtttgtttttaaacaaaaggaGAACACCGACTTCACTATACCTTTTCATCcagaaagatttctcctttgAAATAATGCTGAAAATCCTCCACTTCAGTCCCTATCTTCTCTTTCACAACAGCATAGAGAGGGACACCCAGCTTGGACAGCTGGGGTTTCAGAGAGGAGAGCTCAGAAGCCTcctaagcaaaggaaaaaacccgAACATTTCAGTCAATAAATGGAGGTTGGAAAGGTTCACCTTGAATTTCAAGACCATCAGAAACACATAAATTCTAGCTTGAGGCACAAACCAGAAACAGACCTGTAACATTTAAGCTAGCTGTACTCCTAGGCAGCTCTTCATCAGATTTACTACAATTTTCTTTGTTAAGCATGGAGGAAGCACattctttaataaaatattaaccctgaagaaaacatctttttttttaactcaaagCTGTAGATATACCCTGCCTGTAATAGGGCTTCAATTATCGtctaaaatatttaagaatggTAAAAATATAATGCCTGCACATCACTTAACTTTTTCAGaattttcaattcttttttccaagttGGCATCCACCATTATCAGTACTTCTGCAAAGTATTTTGAGGgctctgtgctggagcaggctatACAGGTTTAAAGCAAGTAATGAAGGTACAATCTCCTTCCTAAATCCCCCAGTAAAAATAATCAGTGAATTCCTTCACAGACTTTCAGTATCCCACAAGGAATACTGCTTTTTCTGGTGTGTAAGAGTGTAAGGTGTCACCACTCAtctgctgggttttttgttcTCCTGAAGAAATCCCAATTCCCATAGTTTATACAAAGATCCCTGAGGTTTTGAACAGACCAGAGTATGCACTGAAAATAGATTTCCTATCCCATGGAGAAAGGTCCTTTCACTGGACAAaattcccaccaaaaaaaaccaactccacACTTTAAAAACATGGACACAGTTTACATGATCACTTTCAGTCACCTAACTGAAATACCTTAACTGAAAGGCTTGCAGGACATCTAGAATTTAGAGTACCAAGTAGCAAACAGATGGGGATGAACAGACAGGAAAATTTAAAACTttcattaataataataataaatcacTCATGGATTCCTGACTGACTGTGTGTGAAAGTCACAGAATCAGGCATGTACGTGCATTCTCCTCCTGCCCACACTACACCTGTTCAGAGAGAAAAGCACTTTAACCTTCCATGAATTCTACACGTACTTAAGCAATTACTATTGATGGGAGCAGATGCTGTAATGAAGTGGTTACAATATTAATTACTCCATGTTATAGAGTAGTGAGTAACAACATAATAACTATTTTTCCCTATAGCTATGAGAAACAATGTCCAAGATGCTCTGGCTGTTCCCAGGCACTCACTACATTCAAATCGTGTTTTAGGTGTCTCCTTCCAAGAAGCTCCACCCAAGGAGCCTAATGTCAACTTAAGGATCAAAATTTGTTTTCCAACCCACCTTGTTATGGAACAGTAACTCCTTATCTTCAGAGTCTGTACCTTCCTGCCTCACATTTAGCACCCAGAACAAAGAGGGACTCCCTCTAGGCACAGCTCTTTTTTTGCAGATGAGCTTTATCTGATGGCTTTCTGCCAATCCAATCTTGAGCTATATTTGACCAGAGACTGTCTGGCTCAGAGATTTATTCTGGACTCTATATGTATAACTAGCTCATAAGACTCATTACCAACTGGATTTTGTGCAATCTCCCTTTTATAATTACCATGGGCTAGGTCCCTGGCAGATGTAAAAATTGTGTAACCATCACCTTCAGAAGGAAAATGCTCAGGACCTGGACCACACAAACCAGCTGCAAAGGAAACTAAGTGTGCTGGTAGCTGGTGATCAgtttgaagaagaaaacaaaaactttcAGATGTTTTAGATGTATTTGATGACTGTCCTATTCATCCCCTCCCTTTATTTACAGAGTATCTATGCAAGGAGACCTTAACTCTTCTAATTAATTCCCAGGCCCAGCAAGTACCTCTCTGCACAAAAATCATCCAGGTCTTCGTACAGCCATGATCACTGCACCATTCTCCTTCCATAGTTCACCTGCTTTGAATGTCCTTTGTTCTGTTTGTACAGGAGAAACAACATCAATAACAATATCAGTCATTCTTGTTTATAATGATTAATACTTTATGGACCAATACAAAGCACTGCAGAGAATTCCACATTCAAATATAGTCTAacaggagaagaaataaaatctatATGTATAGGAGGATATTCGTGCATTATTGGTTTTTAGAAGGGTATCTTGTTTCATCCAGAAATAACAGTTTTGGTTGCTTTTCCTTCACCAGAAATATTGGATATCAATTACATGTCATAACTAGGAAAGACTAAGAAAACTGCTTCCAAACCTGGCCTTAGAAAGGTTTTTATAAAAGTCCAATTATTGAAGAATATGGTCTGAAATAGCCAGAATCTTACCTGAACCCAAAGTTTTTAGCTCTATCTCCTCTAAAAACTCCAATGTAGCCTTTTCCGGCTTGGACAAAAATAAGTCAGTGTTAGCAAGGACGATCCCCGTCACAGCTGCACCAATGGCTCCAAGGCCAATAGACCACATGCCCATGGTGAAGGTCCCCAAGTCAGGCAGGAAGGACATTTCTGGaatgagaaagaaagaacagTTCTGACACTGGACATCAGTGATGCCAGAGGAGGATGAATTGGATTAAAACAACTAAAAGCTCATGCAGGTAGTTTTGGTTTAATGGAGATGATTTGTATATTTATTAATGTActgaaatgggttttaaaaGATAGAGATTACATTCCAGTTCTGTGCCTGACCTACATCAAAACTAGATATTAACAAGATGTTCTTATCCTTCCCTGCTACCAAGCTGACAAAAACGTTAATTATTAAAGTGCTCAAATGCAATGAGGAGAAAGATGATCGAAGTGCATGTGTGTAATAAAGAGGCTCTAACAATATGACCTGTATGTTAGCCAGTAACCTAAGTTATTACAGGAAGACAGCAGTTGCTTtcaaaaaaagaagcatttgtAAATTAAATGTTTTGCACACACTAATCTGTATTAAACAGTGAACTTTACAAATATACTACAGAaggcttgggaaaaaaagaaatctaaacCTGCTATATCTGGTTCATCGTAACTGGTAACCTTTCACATTCCTTACAGTTCCCCACTGAGAACCAAAGCAGGCACCAAGCCAAACTTAGAGCTCATGCTTGcagacagaaaaatgtagacTTGCAACCATTTTATTACCCAGTGATCCAACATTACAAACATGCCTGGGACAGCACCTTCATTCCCTATGCTAACTCATTGCCACTCTTGCTAAAGCAGAAAGGACAGCAGGAACAAACAGCCTAAACTCACACCCACCAGTGAGAACTGATAGCATTGCAATGGGAACCATTACGTCCAAATACTCCAGTGTGAAAGTACAAACCCTGCTTGTGGTTACCGGTGGCTTGAGTTAGCTGGCAATTTTGTTTCACCACCTTCCATCCACAACCTCCCCCACAGCCCAATCCTGACCCTTGCAAGTGTTTCACAAGCCTGGAAAGGGCTGACAGGCACCCTCCAGTGAGGCAGTATCAGTTACTGAGGATGCTGGAAATCAACTTTGCCCTGCCTCATGGACAAAGTTCAACATCCAGCTCTGAGTAATAACTGGTACAAGAGTCACTGGAGTTTTGGCAGTATAAGAAGTCACTTACATCACAAGGGCTGTAGATTTGCACTCACACAACTGTAGCATTACACATTATgaagaatggattttttttcttttttttttccccacaaaccCCCTATTTCCTGATAGAATATTTTGGTGAATATTGCTGTCTATATATACTTTTGTATGGGTGATATCCCCACCCtaataaatgtaataaaatattaCACTTTTGAACTGTGACTGGCAATAACCCAGACACATACACATGATTTTTATCCCCACAGCTGTTGCCAGAATTCAGAAACAATTAGGAGTAGCTCCTCACTTTTGTGCCCAGAATTTTGTTTGAGAGAACCCCTTTCTATCCTTAAGCCCAGCTCCAGAATACTGCTGATAAACAAATACAACAttgggaaacaaaagaaaaaagatcacATTGTTCTTTTAACAGTATACTTGGTTTCAAGGAAGGAAGGATCATGGCATCTAGAAACTTAAGTAATCCATGATCCCAAGCAAGAAACAAGGCCAGTTTACACAAACATCATGCAGATAAGAGCACAGATCCTACCCTATTTCACCACTTATTTCTAACCAAGTGAAAACGTCCTTGACGTATCAGCTTTCTTTACATACTTCTTTCAAACATGAAGACACGTTGTAATGACATTTTTTTTGTATCTGCCTCTGACACCTGCCAGAGACCATCCTGACCCCAGCCTTTGGAATGATGCAAATGTAACTCAAAATGTATGTAATGCAGCAATATCCTTAAGACTGAAAATCTCTGTGGCATACCCAAAAGGCTAtagccctgctccctcccagagTCCAACTACTCGACTATTCTTTGGATTTCAATCTCATCAGATCAAGAAGTGTTTTCTTCTTAACTCATAGTTACAGGGGGGTGAAGGACCCAAGTATTACT
This window contains:
- the PRXL2A gene encoding peroxiredoxin-like 2A isoform X2, encoding MSFLPDLGTFTMGMWSIGLGAIGAAVTGIVLANTDLFLSKPEKATLEFLEEIELKTLGSEQRTFKAGELWKENGAVIMAVRRPGUFLCREEASELSSLKPQLSKLGVPLYAVVKEKIGTEVEDFQHYFKGEIFLDEKKGFYGPRRRKMMLSGFFRLGVWQNFFRAWRSGYSGNLEGEGFTLGGVYVIGAGRQGVLLEHREKEFGDKVSLPSVLEAAEKIKPQAS
- the PRXL2A gene encoding peroxiredoxin-like 2A isoform X1; translation: MGSEMSFLPDLGTFTMGMWSIGLGAIGAAVTGIVLANTDLFLSKPEKATLEFLEEIELKTLGSEQRTFKAGELWKENGAVIMAVRRPGUFLCREEASELSSLKPQLSKLGVPLYAVVKEKIGTEVEDFQHYFKGEIFLDEKKGFYGPRRRKMMLSGFFRLGVWQNFFRAWRSGYSGNLEGEGFTLGGVYVIGAGRQGVLLEHREKEFGDKVSLPSVLEAAEKIKPQAS